GAGGTTAAGATGTCACGAGGGACGCATAATCATAGGGATTTTGAGCCGGATGAGGCGAGTTGCTCTCGGTTGATTGAGGCGTTAGCCGACGGTAATCCGATTCCCGACACATCTGCTATCTGTCCGGACAAGCAGCAACTCATCGCCCTTCTCGCAGAGATCAGCAAGGGGGAGCGATCGGAGCATTTCTCGAACATTCGGCAGGTGGTGGAGCGTCGAGGACTCTCCGCACAAGAGATTGCGTCCAGGGCAGCGTTCTTCCTCGCCTGCCTGGATACCCCGGGCGCCGATGACCCGTATACCATCCTTGGGGTCGCTCCGACCGCCACGAGTGAGGAGATCAAAGAGGTCTGGCTCAGTCGCCTGAGTCTGTATCATCCTGACCGTCACCCGGAAAATAGTGATTGGTTCACACGGCATGCCGCACGCCTGAACGAGGCGTACCAGACACTGAAAGACCCTGTGCGACGGCAGGCATACGATGAGCGAAGACGCCGCGAGCTACTAGCGCGACAGCAAAGCAGCCCCCTCGCGACCCAGACCGTTTCGTCCGCACCGCCTCACATGCCGTCTCAGTTTTCGCGCCTGGTGCGCCGTCGAGCGCCGGCACTCATTACGGCCGCATCGGTGGCAGCGGCCGGATTGCTTCTCATGGCGTTGTCCCGCCGCCTTCCGGAAGGACCGGAACTATATATCGAGACGGTTCAGCCCATGGCCGCACTTACCCCTCCGCCCCCTACTCCCGCCAGTGGTCCTCTACCCGCCAGGAGACCAACCCGAGGCGCCTCCCCCTCTCTTCACGCAGCCGCCACCTCTCCCGTAGATCGCCGGCCGGAGGGCAGGCACATGACACTTGTGCAGCAAGTCTCCCTGCCTTCTAACCTCCCAGCGACTCTCCCTGATCCATCCGACGACCTGACCGTCTCTGAACCCTCAGCGCCGGACCCGATACTGGTGGCCCAGGCCCTTCCACCCGTTGTACCGGAGCCGAAAGGCCTCGATCGGCAGGAGATCGACGCTCTACTCGACGAGTATGTTGACGCCTACGAAAAGGGAGAAGTGGACCGACTGATGGCAACCCTCTCCCAGCAGGTCAGAGAGAAGGGAATCCTGGATTATCAGGCCATCCGCAACGCCTTCGTCAAAGGGTTTACCGGGCGAGACCAGATCATCTACCGGCTCAAGAACCTGCAGATCGAAATCAAGGGCGAGCATGCCACTGCAACCGCGCAGTATTTGATCCTGGCGAGGAATGTCGCTCAGTCCCAGAAAGGGACCACCGTATCAGGGCGCATCGAATGGAAGATCCAACGGGAGGGGGATAAGCTCAAGATCGTGACGATCAACTATTAGCGTCTTGCGTTGTTGCGTCTATTGCGTGCGACGCGACAGACGCTATAGACGCGAGAGACGCTGCTAGTCAGTCTGCCGGGGCGGTTTCTTCTGGAAGCTGGATGGCGGGAGGCGCTTCGAAGGAAGGTCGCAACGCTCCAATCATCTGACCGCCACGTCTCATCAACGCTCGCCACAGCAAGCGGCGCACACCGGAACTACGCCAGAGGGCAAGGATGATACTCCTATGCCAGTTAAATGCGGCGTGATCACGAATGAGCCCGGCCATCGGCTCTTGAGCGAGCAGTTGAAAGGCATCATCAAT
The nucleotide sequence above comes from Candidatus Methylomirabilis tolerans. Encoded proteins:
- a CDS encoding DnaJ domain-containing protein translates to EVKMSRGTHNHRDFEPDEASCSRLIEALADGNPIPDTSAICPDKQQLIALLAEISKGERSEHFSNIRQVVERRGLSAQEIASRAAFFLACLDTPGADDPYTILGVAPTATSEEIKEVWLSRLSLYHPDRHPENSDWFTRHAARLNEAYQTLKDPVRRQAYDERRRRELLARQQSSPLATQTVSSAPPHMPSQFSRLVRRRAPALITAASVAAAGLLLMALSRRLPEGPELYIETVQPMAALTPPPPTPASGPLPARRPTRGASPSLHAAATSPVDRRPEGRHMTLVQQVSLPSNLPATLPDPSDDLTVSEPSAPDPILVAQALPPVVPEPKGLDRQEIDALLDEYVDAYEKGEVDRLMATLSQQVREKGILDYQAIRNAFVKGFTGRDQIIYRLKNLQIEIKGEHATATAQYLILARNVAQSQKGTTVSGRIEWKIQREGDKLKIVTINY